The proteins below come from a single Pirellulales bacterium genomic window:
- a CDS encoding creatininase family protein, translating to MKWQELKWPAVQALDKQLPVVIPLGSVEQHGHHLPLCTDTLQVSAIADALEAELENQVLMLPTLWLGSSHHHLDFPGTLSIRPSLYTRLLQDLTTSILHSGFKRLFFLNGHGGNETPAAQALMELASTDELAQDALLAMASWWTVGKPDREQLCLQSPAISHACEYETSLMLWLRPELVDITKASDVAPAIDSPWLTGTKRVALYQRFASMTTTGNLDTPTLGTADKGKAIFDAVVVDIVGFIKDFVHWPRPHPARHAGSAQGGRLS from the coding sequence GTGAAATGGCAAGAATTGAAGTGGCCGGCCGTGCAAGCCCTCGATAAGCAACTACCCGTGGTGATTCCTCTGGGCTCGGTCGAGCAGCACGGGCATCATTTGCCGTTATGCACCGATACGTTGCAGGTTTCGGCCATCGCCGACGCACTCGAAGCCGAACTTGAAAATCAAGTGCTAATGCTTCCTACGCTCTGGTTGGGCTCCAGTCACCATCACCTCGATTTTCCCGGAACGCTTTCCATACGACCCTCTCTCTACACCCGTCTGCTGCAAGACTTGACGACGTCAATTCTACATTCGGGCTTCAAGCGGCTATTTTTCTTGAACGGACATGGCGGCAACGAAACGCCCGCCGCCCAAGCGCTGATGGAGTTGGCATCGACGGATGAATTGGCTCAGGATGCATTGCTGGCGATGGCAAGTTGGTGGACTGTCGGCAAGCCTGATCGCGAACAGCTTTGCCTCCAGAGTCCAGCGATCAGCCATGCATGTGAATATGAGACATCGCTGATGCTCTGGCTTCGGCCCGAATTGGTAGATATCACCAAGGCGTCGGATGTTGCGCCCGCAATTGACAGCCCCTGGCTGACAGGAACTAAACGAGTAGCCTTGTACCAACGTTTTGCTTCAATGACAACAACTGGTAATTTAGACACTCCCACGCTTGGGACGGCCGATAAGGGCAAAGCCATCTTCGACGCCGTGGTCGTCGACATAGTGGGCTTCATCAAAGACTTTGTACACTGGCCGCGGCCACACCCAGCGCGCCACGCTGGAAGCGCTCAAGGAGGTCGTCTGTCCTAG
- the pstS gene encoding phosphate ABC transporter substrate-binding protein PstS, with amino-acid sequence MVSAGFGQNNGPIAYPMMSKWSSEYDKSKSVKVNYQSVGSGGGIQQMTVKTFDFGCTDAPLNNEQLQKARATGGEVLHIPLTMGAIVPAYNLDEVQAPLRFTGPVLADIFLGKITKWDEKPIRDLNPDATLPNKDIAVVRRSDGSGSTFIWTDYLAKVSPACKTQVGIGTSVNWPTGVGQKGNEGVAGQVKRTSGSIGYIELTYALQNKINYGLVRNKEAEFVHANLESVTAAANGALAEIPDDLRYSLTDQPSSGAYPISGTVWAVLYTNQPAEGGRAVVDFLRWVTHEGQQYSAELHFARLPQGLVERVEKKLNQVQFGR; translated from the coding sequence ATGGTCAGCGCGGGCTTCGGCCAGAATAACGGGCCAATTGCCTACCCGATGATGAGCAAATGGTCTAGCGAATACGACAAATCGAAAAGTGTCAAGGTCAACTACCAGTCGGTCGGCTCCGGAGGAGGCATTCAGCAGATGACCGTCAAGACCTTCGACTTCGGCTGTACCGATGCGCCACTGAACAATGAGCAGTTGCAAAAGGCACGCGCAACAGGTGGCGAAGTCCTTCACATCCCGCTGACCATGGGTGCCATCGTGCCCGCCTACAATCTCGACGAGGTCCAAGCACCGCTCCGCTTCACGGGTCCGGTCCTGGCGGACATATTCCTTGGCAAAATCACTAAATGGGACGAAAAGCCAATACGAGATCTCAACCCCGACGCCACCCTCCCCAACAAGGATATCGCCGTCGTCCGCCGCTCCGATGGCAGCGGCAGCACCTTCATCTGGACCGATTACCTGGCCAAGGTCAGCCCGGCTTGTAAGACACAGGTCGGCATCGGCACGTCGGTCAACTGGCCGACTGGTGTAGGCCAAAAGGGTAACGAAGGCGTTGCCGGCCAAGTCAAACGCACATCGGGCAGTATCGGTTACATCGAATTGACGTATGCGCTGCAGAACAAAATCAATTACGGCTTGGTGCGTAATAAGGAAGCAGAGTTTGTCCACGCCAACCTGGAATCCGTGACTGCGGCGGCGAATGGTGCTCTCGCCGAAATCCCCGACGACTTGCGTTACTCTCTCACCGACCAGCCGAGTAGTGGAGCATACCCCATCAGTGGCACAGTCTGGGCCGTTCTCTATACGAACCAACCTGCCGAAGGGGGCAGGGCCGTGGTCGATTTCCTCCGTTGGGTCACCCACGAGGGACAACAATATTCCGCTGAACTTCATTTTGCTCGCCTGCCTCAAGGCCTCGTCGAGCGTGTCGAGAAGAAACTGAACCAAGTGCAGTTTGGCCGCTGA
- the pstC gene encoding phosphate ABC transporter permease subunit PstC, whose product MLVIVLAALLMIVLLRQSWLAIQTLGGRIFMSTTWDPEPTHRQFGALAFIYGTIATSIIAILIAAPLGVGTAAFLSEIAPRWLRRMGSFLIEMLAAVPSIVYGFWGLFVLAPVLQGLITAIGGPNHGGVGILPAGLLLSIMIVPYSTAVSYEACRAVPHAQREAALALGATRLKAIWSVVFPHARPAITGGCFLALGRALGETMAVTMLIGNRSIIDLSPFALGNSIASVIANEFTEATYDLYLSALVELGLVLLLVSVVVNSLARVLIGRVRLNRSGQPVNRGRLTCWRRKHPTLPLKPFQSDLILQPSIEVDPNLWTVFPFQ is encoded by the coding sequence ATGCTGGTCATCGTACTGGCCGCGCTACTCATGATCGTTCTATTGAGGCAATCGTGGTTGGCGATCCAAACCCTAGGCGGCCGCATCTTCATGAGTACGACTTGGGATCCTGAGCCGACGCACCGACAGTTCGGGGCGCTCGCCTTCATCTACGGCACCATCGCCACGTCGATCATTGCCATCCTGATCGCGGCCCCGCTGGGTGTCGGGACGGCTGCGTTCTTGTCTGAAATCGCGCCCCGCTGGCTTCGTCGCATGGGTTCCTTCCTAATCGAGATGCTGGCCGCCGTCCCGAGTATCGTGTATGGCTTCTGGGGGCTGTTCGTGCTGGCCCCAGTCTTACAAGGGCTCATCACCGCCATTGGCGGACCGAACCATGGCGGAGTTGGAATTCTACCTGCAGGTCTTCTTCTTTCGATCATGATCGTACCCTACTCAACCGCCGTTTCCTACGAGGCTTGCCGCGCAGTCCCCCACGCGCAGCGAGAAGCGGCATTAGCACTCGGCGCTACCCGCCTAAAGGCGATTTGGTCGGTCGTCTTCCCACATGCCCGGCCTGCAATCACAGGCGGTTGCTTCCTGGCTTTGGGGCGGGCGCTGGGCGAGACGATGGCCGTAACGATGCTCATCGGCAACCGTTCCATTATCGACCTTTCCCCATTCGCCCTGGGCAATTCGATTGCCAGTGTCATTGCTAACGAGTTCACGGAAGCGACCTACGACCTCTATCTGTCTGCCTTGGTCGAACTCGGGTTGGTGCTGCTTTTGGTAAGCGTGGTTGTGAACTCTCTGGCCCGCGTGCTAATCGGGCGAGTCCGCTTGAATCGCTCGGGGCAACCTGTCAATCGCGGGCGATTGACGTGTTGGCGCCGAAAGCATCCTACCCTGCCTTTAAAGCCTTTCCAGTCGGACTTGATTCTCCAACCATCGATTGAAGTGGACCCCAATCTTTGGACAGTTTTTCCGTTTCAATAA